One genomic window of Xanthobacter dioxanivorans includes the following:
- a CDS encoding Zn-ribbon domain-containing OB-fold protein: protein MSKPVPAPVNPETAPYAAALREGRLLIKVCAACGESHFYPRALCPFCFSDRTEWREASGRGAIYAVSILRAAGAASALAYVTLAEGPRMMTSIVDCDPLALAVDTPVRLVIRPGADGTLAPMFTPMFTSAPAGGGQ, encoded by the coding sequence ATGTCCAAGCCAGTTCCGGCCCCTGTCAATCCGGAAACCGCGCCCTATGCCGCCGCGCTCCGCGAGGGCCGCCTGCTCATCAAGGTCTGTGCCGCTTGTGGCGAGAGCCATTTCTATCCCCGGGCGCTCTGCCCGTTCTGCTTCTCCGACCGCACCGAGTGGCGTGAGGCGTCCGGCCGCGGGGCCATTTATGCCGTGAGCATCCTGCGCGCCGCCGGCGCCGCCTCGGCGCTGGCCTATGTCACCCTCGCGGAAGGGCCGCGGATGATGACTTCCATCGTTGACTGTGACCCGCTCGCGCTCGCCGTCGACACACCCGTGCGGCTGGTGATCCGCCCGGGTGCCGACGGCACGCTCGCCCCCATGTTCACCCCCATGTTCACCTCTGCCCCAGCCGGTGGCGGCCAATAA